One genomic region from Hirundo rustica isolate bHirRus1 chromosome 5, bHirRus1.pri.v3, whole genome shotgun sequence encodes:
- the NPFFR2 gene encoding neuropeptide FF receptor 2, whose amino-acid sequence MDSNSSLDWPQVLNYNRTYKYLYLEGNVSYVDFYLHQPSVAAVFITSYLLIFLLCMVGNGGVCFIILWSKHMRTVTNLFILNLAVSDLLVGVFCMPTTLLDNIIAGWPFGSLVCKMSGMVQGISVSASVFTLVAIAVDRFRSIVHPFKQKLTVPTAVAIIAVIWILAVAIMCPSALLLQVQEEKHFRVLLGSGNATRPVFWCREEWPDPGMRKIYTTVLFANIYLAPLSLIVVTYARISISLSHTATPGAGQRSQEQQRHRAWKRKQKVIKMLTVVTLLFTLSWLPLWTLMLLSDYASLSDLQLQLINIYIYPFAHWLAFFNSSINPIIYGFCNKNFRRGFQAVFKLQLCSRAACSQPGPSNAILPAAHCQTPQHGAPQTAAEERKPVKKGNWVNSQQHLIMEDLKEPCNNGIK is encoded by the exons ATGGACTCGAACTCTTCTTTGGATTGGCCTCAGGTGCTGAATTACAACAGGACATACAAGTACCTCTACTTGGAAGGAAATGTCTCCTATGTGGACTTCTACCTCCACCAGCCCTCGGTGGCTGCTGTCTTCATCACCTCCTAcctcctcatcttcctcctctgcatGGTGGGCAACGGGGGCGTTTGTTTCATCATCCTGTGGAGCAAGCACATGCGCACGGTCACCAACCTGTTCATCCTGAACCTGGCCGTCAGTGACTTGCTGGTGGGGGTCTTCTGCATGCCCACCACCCTCCTGGACAACATCATTGCAG GATGGCCCTTTGGGAGCCTGGTGTGCAAGATGAGCGGCATGGTCCAAGGAATCTCTGTTTCTGCCTCTGTCTTCACTCTGGTTGCTATTGCTGTGGACAG GTTCCGGAGCATTGTGCATCCCTTCAAGCAGAAGCTGACCGTTCCCACTGCCGTGGCCATCATCGCGGTCATCTGGATCCTGGCCGTGGCCATCATGTGTCCCTCGGcactcctgctgcaggtgcaggaggAGAAGCATTTCCGGGTGCTCCTGGGCTCTGGCAACGCCACCCGCCCGGTGTTCTGGTGCCGGGAGGAGTGGCCTGACCCGGGAATGAGGAAGATCTACACGACGGTTCTCTTTGCCAACATCTACCTGGCTCCCCTGTCGCTCATCGTCGTCACGTACGCCAGGATCAGCATTTCCCTCTCCCACACGGCCAcgcctggggcagggcagcgcagccaggagcagcagcggcaCCGCGCAtggaagaggaaacaaaaagtcATCAAAATGCTCACCGTTGTGACTTTGCTTTTCACCCTGTCCTGGCTTCCCCTGTGGACCCTGATGCTGCTCTCGGACTACGCCAGCCTTTCTgacctccagctgcagctcatcAACATCTACATTTATCCCTTCGCTCACTGGCTCGCCTTCTTCAACAGCAGCATCAACCCCATCATCTACGGCTTCTGCAACAAGAACTTCCGCCGGGGCTTCCAGGCCGTCTTcaagctccagctctgctccagggcgGCCTGTTCCCAGCCAGGCCCAAGCAATGCCATCCTGCCCGCTGCCCACTGCCAGACGCCCCAGCACGGAGCTCCTCAAACAGCTGCGGAGGAGAGGAAGCCAGTTAAGAAAGGAAATTGGGTGAACAGCCAGCAGCACTTGATCATGGAGGATCTCAAAGAGCCCTGCAACAACGGGATCAAGTGA